The genomic stretch gtaacaccCAAAATGGCATTTTGGGGTGAGGCGTAGtggtaattttttaaaggttttcaaACATAAAGGTAGGTTGAGCCCACTTTAAAGGTCTGTCTATTCactgatcattttgaaaaaagttttgatttatttcagtTCTTGCATAGAGGGCAGGCGCGGCTCCAGGGGGGGGGGGCCACGGGgcttttgcccccccccccccgagaaTCAGGCTCGGATGGCAAAAATTAGGCATTTTACGCGAGACTTAGGACCTAGAACAGAGAGCGCCAAAGCGCGTGGCGGTCGGGGCGGACCTTGCAGTAGTCCTGAAATGGCAAAACTGCAGCTCAGCGCCGAATTGGAATTATGGTACAGTAAGTGGTCGAGAGGGGATCCAAACAACTTACCAAAGTCAAAGTCATCTGCAGATGTTCTTCAATCTTGCGATAAGGAGGCATACCAGTTAATTAACCACCTCTTAGTTATTTTGACTACCCTCCCTGTGAGCAACGCAACCCCAGAAAGGTCATTTTCAGGATTGAGGCGTCTTAAG from Homalodisca vitripennis isolate AUS2020 chromosome 2, UT_GWSS_2.1, whole genome shotgun sequence encodes the following:
- the LOC124353885 gene encoding uncharacterized protein LOC124353885, which encodes MAKLQLSAELELWYSKWSRGDPNNLPKSKSSADVLQSCDKEAYQLINHLLVILTTLPVSNATPERSFSGLRRLKTWLRSTMRQDRLTGLALMLTHRDVNVDIEKVIDRFAKTRGGKHRLEFALD